Proteins co-encoded in one Cytophaga hutchinsonii ATCC 33406 genomic window:
- the mraZ gene encoding division/cell wall cluster transcriptional repressor MraZ, with protein MGFFSGEYDCTVDAKGRMVLPARIKSNLPDIDAGNVVLTRGFESCIVLYSQTEFKKIYSKVSGLNEFSEEYRVFQRNFFRGINEVELDSNGRLLIPKMLMAHAQLEKDITVVGMGNRVEIWSPDLYQKFLIQDSSEFAQLAEKYLAPTKKE; from the coding sequence ATTCTTTTCAGGTGAATATGACTGTACAGTAGACGCGAAGGGCCGAATGGTCCTGCCTGCTCGTATTAAGTCCAATTTGCCTGATATCGATGCCGGAAACGTTGTTTTGACACGGGGTTTTGAATCCTGTATTGTGTTGTATTCGCAGACAGAGTTCAAGAAAATCTATTCGAAAGTATCTGGTTTGAATGAGTTCAGTGAAGAATACCGGGTATTTCAACGGAACTTCTTCCGCGGGATCAATGAAGTTGAACTGGATAGCAATGGTCGCTTACTGATCCCGAAAATGCTGATGGCACATGCACAGCTTGAAAAAGATATAACAGTAGTGGGGATGGGTAACAGGGTGGAGATATGGTCGCCAGACTTATATCAGAAGTTCCTGATTCAGGATTCATCTGAATTTGCCCAGCTCGCAGAAAAATATTTAGCACCAACAAAAAAGGAATAA